From a region of the Panthera uncia isolate 11264 chromosome B1, Puncia_PCG_1.0, whole genome shotgun sequence genome:
- the ADAM29 gene encoding disintegrin and metalloproteinase domain-containing protein 29 isoform X1 → MTVIKGLLYMRIIFLLHWFGVCLFFCGHTQAEHPQYNSPPEVVIPLRIPGTGRGMKPSGWLSYSLHFGGKRHIVHIKVKKHLLSRHLPVFTYTDQGALLEDQPFVQNDCYYHGYVEGDPESLVALSYCFGGFRGLLQINDIAYEIEPMTFSTKFEHLVYKMESEETQFPIMNSDFIREKIVPQWESQEINNSTQKQSSYMGWWLHMFVIEIAVVVDHSLYLHINKNVSKFNEDLYTIVNIVDSIYDILGLKLLLFGLEFWTEKNYIEVNDIRRSLKYFCLWKKENLDIRLPHDTIHLFINKTVRGMSGLGYVQGLCQSHINCAIVTNVEKTLGTVAIAMAHHIGHNLGMIHDTDFCTCAVPKCIMHFSNPPITKFSNCSYSYFWRYSIHQVKCLFYTIHTKDIFSQTRCGNGIVEDEEECDCGPLQSCAKDACCLSNCTLSFGSTCAFGLCCKDCQLLPSGKICRKQVNECDLPEWCDGISYMCPDDVYVEDGIPCNESAYCYEKNCNDRNEQCKQLFGQEATSASQSCYKKINTLGDRFGNCGLKNGVYIKCNISDSLCGRVQCKNVTEIPTLHEHYTVHQFHSNDGICWGIDYHPGMPIPDIGEVKDGTECGPEHLCIDRQCVHISRLDSSCSPKFCNLRGICNNKHHCHCNYLWDPPNCLKRGNGGSVDSGPPPKREKIKRGYLLAFSLLWLLLLLCCLICLCMKKKSKEKEAESAKQTQKFPLKQVQKVPSKQMLNVPTQPAKPEQNVPPKPESKAPSRQESEAPSRQESKAPSRQESKAPSRQESKATLRQESRAPSRQVSKISTQSAKQQKAQPSKPPQRLQSQASLSFQQGKGGKQRPSLVKNVPK, encoded by the exons ATGACTGTGATTAAAGGTCTGCTATACATGAGGATCATATTTCTGCTACACTGGTTTGGGGTGTGTCTGTTCTTTTGTGGACACACCCAGGCTGAGCACCCCCAATATAATAGTCCTCCAGAAGTGGTGATTCCTTTGAGGATACCTGGCACTGGCAGAGGCATGAAGCCTTCAGGCTGGCTCTCTTACAGCCTGCATTTTGGGGGCAAGAGACACATTGTCCATATAAAGGTCAAGAAGCATTTGCTGTCCAGACACCTCCCAGTGTTCACCTATACAGACCAGGGTGCTCTCCTTGAGGACCAACCTTTTGTTCAGAATGACTGCTACTATCATGGTTATgtggagggagacccagaatccctgGTCGCCCTCAGTTACTGTTTTGGTGGTTTTCGAGGATTGTTACAGATAAATGACATTGCTTATGAAATTGAGCCCATGACTTTTTCTACTAAATTTGAACATCTGGTATATAAAATGGAGAGTGAGGAGACCCAATTCCCAATCATGAACTCTGACTTTATTCGAGAGAAAATTGTACCCCAATGGGAGTCTCAAGAGATTAATAATTCTACTCAGAAACAAAGTTCTTATATGGGCTGGTGGCTCCATATGTTTGTTATTGAAATAGCAGTGGTGGTGGACCATAGTTTATATCTTCATATAAATAAGAACGTTTCAAAGTTTAATGAAGACCTGTATACTATTGTAAATATAGTGGATTCCATTTATGACATCTTGGGTCTTAAATTGCTATTGTTTGGTTTGGAGTTCTGGACTGAAAAAAACTACATTGAAGTAAATGATATAAGGAgatctctgaaatatttttgcctttggaaaaaggaaaaccttGATATCCGCCTACCACATGATACTATAcatctttttataaataagacaGTACGAGGAATGAGTGGCTTAGGCTACGTTCAAGGACTGTGTCAATCACACATTAATTGTGCAATTGTTACTAATGTAGAAAAAACCTTGGGCACTGTTGCAATTGCAATGGCTCATCATATTGGTCATAATTTGGGTATGATTCACGATACTGACTTTTGTACATGTGCAGTGCCTAAATGCATAATGCATTTTTCAAACCCACCAATAACTAAATTTAGCAATTGTAGTTATTCTTATTTTTGGAGATATTCTATACACCAGGTAAAATGTTTGTTCTACACTATACACACAAAGGACATATTTTCACAGACACGTTGTGGGAATGGTATTGTTGAAGATGAAGAGGAGTGTGACTGTGGAcctttacagagttgtgcaaaaGATGCCTGCTGTCTGTCAAACTGCACTTTGAGCTTTGGGTCTACGTGTGCTTTTGGGCTTTGTTGCAAGGACTGCCAGTTATTACCATCAGGAAAAATATGTAGAAAGCAGGTCAATGAATGTGATCTTCCAGAGTGGTGCGATGGCATATCCTACATGTGCCCAGATGATGTCTATGTGGAGGATGGAATTCCTTGTAACGAAAGTGCCTATTGCTATGAGAAGAACTGTAATGACCGCAATGAACAGTGTAAGCAGCTTTTTGGCCAAGAGGCAACGAGTGCAAGTCAGAGTtgctacaaaaaaataaacactcttGGTGATCGTTTTGGTAACTGTGGTCTCAAAAAcggtgtatatataaaatgtaatatctCAGACAGCCTGTGTGGCAGAGTTCAGTGTAAGAATGTGACAGAAATTCCCACTCTGCACGAACATTATACTGTGCATCAATTTCACTCCAATGACGGCATCTGCTGGGGTATTGACTACCACCCTGGGATGCCCATACCTGATATTGGTGAAGTGAAAGATGGCACAGAGTGTGGCCCAGAACATCTCTGCATTGACAGGCAGTGTGTCCATATATCTCGCTTGGATAGTAGTTGTTCACCTAAATTCTGTAACTTGAGGGGAATTTGCAACAATAAACATCACTGCCATTGCAACTATTTGTGGGATCCACCCAACTGCCTAAAACGGGGCAATGGAGGTAGTGTTGATAGTGGACCACCCccgaagagagaaaaaataaagaggggttACTTGCTAGCATTCTCACTTCTTTGGTTGCTTCTCTTATTATGTTGTCTTATTTGTCTTTGCATGaagaaaaaatcaaaggaaaaggaagctgaaagtgcaaaacaaacacaaaagtttcctttaaaacaagTGCAAAAGGTTCCTTCAAAACAGATGCTAAATGTTCCTACTCAACCTGCAAAACCAGAACAAAATGTTCCTCCAAAACCAGAGAGTAAGGCTCCTTCACGACAAGAGAGTGAGGCTCCTTCAAGACAAGAGAGTAAGGCTCCTTCAAGACAAGAGAGTAA GGCTCCTTCAAGACAAGAGAGTAAGGCTACTTTAAGACAAGAGAGTAGGGCTCCTTCAAGACAAGTGAGTAAGATTTCAACTCAAtctgcaaaacaacaaaaagctcaACCCTCAAAACCACCACAAAGACTTCAGAGTCAAGCTAGCCTATCATTTCAACAGGGTAAAGGTGGGAAACAAAGGCCATCACTAGTAAAAAATGTACCCAAATAA
- the ADAM29 gene encoding disintegrin and metalloproteinase domain-containing protein 29 isoform X4, whose amino-acid sequence MTVIKGLLYMRIIFLLHWFGVCLFFCGHTQAEHPQYNSPPEVVIPLRIPGTGRGMKPSGWLSYSLHFGGKRHIVHIKVKKHLLSRHLPVFTYTDQGALLEDQPFVQNDCYYHGYVEGDPESLVALSYCFGGFRGLLQINDIAYEIEPMTFSTKFEHLVYKMESEETQFPIMNSDFIREKIVPQWESQEINNSTQKQSSYMGWWLHMFVIEIAVVVDHSLYLHINKNVSKFNEDLYTIVNIVDSIYDILGLKLLLFGLEFWTEKNYIEVNDIRRSLKYFCLWKKENLDIRLPHDTIHLFINKTVRGMSGLGYVQGLCQSHINCAIVTNVEKTLGTVAIAMAHHIGHNLGMIHDTDFCTCAVPKCIMHFSNPPITKFSNCSYSYFWRYSIHQVKCLFYTIHTKDIFSQTRCGNGIVEDEEECDCGPLQSCAKDACCLSNCTLSFGSTCAFGLCCKDCQLLPSGKICRKQVNECDLPEWCDGISYMCPDDVYVEDGIPCNESAYCYEKNCNDRNEQCKQLFGQEATSASQSCYKKINTLGDRFGNCGLKNGVYIKCNISDSLCGRVQCKNVTEIPTLHEHYTVHQFHSNDGICWGIDYHPGMPIPDIGEVKDGTECGPEHLCIDRQCVHISRLDSSCSPKFCNLRGICNNKHHCHCNYLWDPPNCLKRGNGGSVDSGPPPKREKIKRGYLLAFSLLWLLLLLCCLICLCMKKKSKEKEAESAKQTQKFPLKQVQKVPSKQMLNVPTQPAKPEQNVPPKPESKAPSRQESEAPSRQESRPPSRQESRAPSRQESRAXXXGSFKTRE is encoded by the exons ATGACTGTGATTAAAGGTCTGCTATACATGAGGATCATATTTCTGCTACACTGGTTTGGGGTGTGTCTGTTCTTTTGTGGACACACCCAGGCTGAGCACCCCCAATATAATAGTCCTCCAGAAGTGGTGATTCCTTTGAGGATACCTGGCACTGGCAGAGGCATGAAGCCTTCAGGCTGGCTCTCTTACAGCCTGCATTTTGGGGGCAAGAGACACATTGTCCATATAAAGGTCAAGAAGCATTTGCTGTCCAGACACCTCCCAGTGTTCACCTATACAGACCAGGGTGCTCTCCTTGAGGACCAACCTTTTGTTCAGAATGACTGCTACTATCATGGTTATgtggagggagacccagaatccctgGTCGCCCTCAGTTACTGTTTTGGTGGTTTTCGAGGATTGTTACAGATAAATGACATTGCTTATGAAATTGAGCCCATGACTTTTTCTACTAAATTTGAACATCTGGTATATAAAATGGAGAGTGAGGAGACCCAATTCCCAATCATGAACTCTGACTTTATTCGAGAGAAAATTGTACCCCAATGGGAGTCTCAAGAGATTAATAATTCTACTCAGAAACAAAGTTCTTATATGGGCTGGTGGCTCCATATGTTTGTTATTGAAATAGCAGTGGTGGTGGACCATAGTTTATATCTTCATATAAATAAGAACGTTTCAAAGTTTAATGAAGACCTGTATACTATTGTAAATATAGTGGATTCCATTTATGACATCTTGGGTCTTAAATTGCTATTGTTTGGTTTGGAGTTCTGGACTGAAAAAAACTACATTGAAGTAAATGATATAAGGAgatctctgaaatatttttgcctttggaaaaaggaaaaccttGATATCCGCCTACCACATGATACTATAcatctttttataaataagacaGTACGAGGAATGAGTGGCTTAGGCTACGTTCAAGGACTGTGTCAATCACACATTAATTGTGCAATTGTTACTAATGTAGAAAAAACCTTGGGCACTGTTGCAATTGCAATGGCTCATCATATTGGTCATAATTTGGGTATGATTCACGATACTGACTTTTGTACATGTGCAGTGCCTAAATGCATAATGCATTTTTCAAACCCACCAATAACTAAATTTAGCAATTGTAGTTATTCTTATTTTTGGAGATATTCTATACACCAGGTAAAATGTTTGTTCTACACTATACACACAAAGGACATATTTTCACAGACACGTTGTGGGAATGGTATTGTTGAAGATGAAGAGGAGTGTGACTGTGGAcctttacagagttgtgcaaaaGATGCCTGCTGTCTGTCAAACTGCACTTTGAGCTTTGGGTCTACGTGTGCTTTTGGGCTTTGTTGCAAGGACTGCCAGTTATTACCATCAGGAAAAATATGTAGAAAGCAGGTCAATGAATGTGATCTTCCAGAGTGGTGCGATGGCATATCCTACATGTGCCCAGATGATGTCTATGTGGAGGATGGAATTCCTTGTAACGAAAGTGCCTATTGCTATGAGAAGAACTGTAATGACCGCAATGAACAGTGTAAGCAGCTTTTTGGCCAAGAGGCAACGAGTGCAAGTCAGAGTtgctacaaaaaaataaacactcttGGTGATCGTTTTGGTAACTGTGGTCTCAAAAAcggtgtatatataaaatgtaatatctCAGACAGCCTGTGTGGCAGAGTTCAGTGTAAGAATGTGACAGAAATTCCCACTCTGCACGAACATTATACTGTGCATCAATTTCACTCCAATGACGGCATCTGCTGGGGTATTGACTACCACCCTGGGATGCCCATACCTGATATTGGTGAAGTGAAAGATGGCACAGAGTGTGGCCCAGAACATCTCTGCATTGACAGGCAGTGTGTCCATATATCTCGCTTGGATAGTAGTTGTTCACCTAAATTCTGTAACTTGAGGGGAATTTGCAACAATAAACATCACTGCCATTGCAACTATTTGTGGGATCCACCCAACTGCCTAAAACGGGGCAATGGAGGTAGTGTTGATAGTGGACCACCCccgaagagagaaaaaataaagaggggttACTTGCTAGCATTCTCACTTCTTTGGTTGCTTCTCTTATTATGTTGTCTTATTTGTCTTTGCATGaagaaaaaatcaaaggaaaaggaagctgaaagtgcaaaacaaacacaaaagtttcctttaaaacaagTGCAAAAGGTTCCTTCAAAACAGATGCTAAATGTTCCTACTCAACCTGCAAAACCAGAACAAAATGTTCCTCCAAAACCAGAGAGTAAGGCTCCTTCACGACAAGAGAGTGAG GCTCCTTCACGACAAGAGAGTAGGCCCCCTTCAAGACAAGAGAGTAGGGCTCCTTCAAGACAAGAGAGTAGGGCNNNNNNNNNNGGCTCCTTCAAGACAAGAGAGTAG
- the ADAM29 gene encoding disintegrin and metalloproteinase domain-containing protein 29 isoform X2, with protein MTVIKGLLYMRIIFLLHWFGVCLFFCGHTQAEHPQYNSPPEVVIPLRIPGTGRGMKPSGWLSYSLHFGGKRHIVHIKVKKHLLSRHLPVFTYTDQGALLEDQPFVQNDCYYHGYVEGDPESLVALSYCFGGFRGLLQINDIAYEIEPMTFSTKFEHLVYKMESEETQFPIMNSDFIREKIVPQWESQEINNSTQKQSSYMGWWLHMFVIEIAVVVDHSLYLHINKNVSKFNEDLYTIVNIVDSIYDILGLKLLLFGLEFWTEKNYIEVNDIRRSLKYFCLWKKENLDIRLPHDTIHLFINKTVRGMSGLGYVQGLCQSHINCAIVTNVEKTLGTVAIAMAHHIGHNLGMIHDTDFCTCAVPKCIMHFSNPPITKFSNCSYSYFWRYSIHQVKCLFYTIHTKDIFSQTRCGNGIVEDEEECDCGPLQSCAKDACCLSNCTLSFGSTCAFGLCCKDCQLLPSGKICRKQVNECDLPEWCDGISYMCPDDVYVEDGIPCNESAYCYEKNCNDRNEQCKQLFGQEATSASQSCYKKINTLGDRFGNCGLKNGVYIKCNISDSLCGRVQCKNVTEIPTLHEHYTVHQFHSNDGICWGIDYHPGMPIPDIGEVKDGTECGPEHLCIDRQCVHISRLDSSCSPKFCNLRGICNNKHHCHCNYLWDPPNCLKRGNGGSVDSGPPPKREKIKRGYLLAFSLLWLLLLLCCLICLCMKKKSKEKEAESAKQTQKFPLKQVQKVPSKQMLNVPTQPAKPEQNVPPKPESKAPSRQESEAPSRQESKAPSRQESKAPSRQVSKISTQSAKQQKAQPSKPPQRLQSQASLSFQQGKGGKQRPSLVKNVPK; from the exons ATGACTGTGATTAAAGGTCTGCTATACATGAGGATCATATTTCTGCTACACTGGTTTGGGGTGTGTCTGTTCTTTTGTGGACACACCCAGGCTGAGCACCCCCAATATAATAGTCCTCCAGAAGTGGTGATTCCTTTGAGGATACCTGGCACTGGCAGAGGCATGAAGCCTTCAGGCTGGCTCTCTTACAGCCTGCATTTTGGGGGCAAGAGACACATTGTCCATATAAAGGTCAAGAAGCATTTGCTGTCCAGACACCTCCCAGTGTTCACCTATACAGACCAGGGTGCTCTCCTTGAGGACCAACCTTTTGTTCAGAATGACTGCTACTATCATGGTTATgtggagggagacccagaatccctgGTCGCCCTCAGTTACTGTTTTGGTGGTTTTCGAGGATTGTTACAGATAAATGACATTGCTTATGAAATTGAGCCCATGACTTTTTCTACTAAATTTGAACATCTGGTATATAAAATGGAGAGTGAGGAGACCCAATTCCCAATCATGAACTCTGACTTTATTCGAGAGAAAATTGTACCCCAATGGGAGTCTCAAGAGATTAATAATTCTACTCAGAAACAAAGTTCTTATATGGGCTGGTGGCTCCATATGTTTGTTATTGAAATAGCAGTGGTGGTGGACCATAGTTTATATCTTCATATAAATAAGAACGTTTCAAAGTTTAATGAAGACCTGTATACTATTGTAAATATAGTGGATTCCATTTATGACATCTTGGGTCTTAAATTGCTATTGTTTGGTTTGGAGTTCTGGACTGAAAAAAACTACATTGAAGTAAATGATATAAGGAgatctctgaaatatttttgcctttggaaaaaggaaaaccttGATATCCGCCTACCACATGATACTATAcatctttttataaataagacaGTACGAGGAATGAGTGGCTTAGGCTACGTTCAAGGACTGTGTCAATCACACATTAATTGTGCAATTGTTACTAATGTAGAAAAAACCTTGGGCACTGTTGCAATTGCAATGGCTCATCATATTGGTCATAATTTGGGTATGATTCACGATACTGACTTTTGTACATGTGCAGTGCCTAAATGCATAATGCATTTTTCAAACCCACCAATAACTAAATTTAGCAATTGTAGTTATTCTTATTTTTGGAGATATTCTATACACCAGGTAAAATGTTTGTTCTACACTATACACACAAAGGACATATTTTCACAGACACGTTGTGGGAATGGTATTGTTGAAGATGAAGAGGAGTGTGACTGTGGAcctttacagagttgtgcaaaaGATGCCTGCTGTCTGTCAAACTGCACTTTGAGCTTTGGGTCTACGTGTGCTTTTGGGCTTTGTTGCAAGGACTGCCAGTTATTACCATCAGGAAAAATATGTAGAAAGCAGGTCAATGAATGTGATCTTCCAGAGTGGTGCGATGGCATATCCTACATGTGCCCAGATGATGTCTATGTGGAGGATGGAATTCCTTGTAACGAAAGTGCCTATTGCTATGAGAAGAACTGTAATGACCGCAATGAACAGTGTAAGCAGCTTTTTGGCCAAGAGGCAACGAGTGCAAGTCAGAGTtgctacaaaaaaataaacactcttGGTGATCGTTTTGGTAACTGTGGTCTCAAAAAcggtgtatatataaaatgtaatatctCAGACAGCCTGTGTGGCAGAGTTCAGTGTAAGAATGTGACAGAAATTCCCACTCTGCACGAACATTATACTGTGCATCAATTTCACTCCAATGACGGCATCTGCTGGGGTATTGACTACCACCCTGGGATGCCCATACCTGATATTGGTGAAGTGAAAGATGGCACAGAGTGTGGCCCAGAACATCTCTGCATTGACAGGCAGTGTGTCCATATATCTCGCTTGGATAGTAGTTGTTCACCTAAATTCTGTAACTTGAGGGGAATTTGCAACAATAAACATCACTGCCATTGCAACTATTTGTGGGATCCACCCAACTGCCTAAAACGGGGCAATGGAGGTAGTGTTGATAGTGGACCACCCccgaagagagaaaaaataaagaggggttACTTGCTAGCATTCTCACTTCTTTGGTTGCTTCTCTTATTATGTTGTCTTATTTGTCTTTGCATGaagaaaaaatcaaaggaaaaggaagctgaaagtgcaaaacaaacacaaaagtttcctttaaaacaagTGCAAAAGGTTCCTTCAAAACAGATGCTAAATGTTCCTACTCAACCTGCAAAACCAGAACAAAATGTTCCTCCAAAACCAGAGAGTAAGGCTCCTTCACGACAAGAGAGTGAGGCTCCTTCAAGACAAGAGAGTAAGGCTCCTTCAAGACAAGAGAGTAA GGCTCCTTCAAGACAAGTGAGTAAGATTTCAACTCAAtctgcaaaacaacaaaaagctcaACCCTCAAAACCACCACAAAGACTTCAGAGTCAAGCTAGCCTATCATTTCAACAGGGTAAAGGTGGGAAACAAAGGCCATCACTAGTAAAAAATGTACCCAAATAA
- the ADAM29 gene encoding disintegrin and metalloproteinase domain-containing protein 29 isoform X3 produces the protein MTVIKGLLYMRIIFLLHWFGVCLFFCGHTQAEHPQYNSPPEVVIPLRIPGTGRGMKPSGWLSYSLHFGGKRHIVHIKVKKHLLSRHLPVFTYTDQGALLEDQPFVQNDCYYHGYVEGDPESLVALSYCFGGFRGLLQINDIAYEIEPMTFSTKFEHLVYKMESEETQFPIMNSDFIREKIVPQWESQEINNSTQKQSSYMGWWLHMFVIEIAVVVDHSLYLHINKNVSKFNEDLYTIVNIVDSIYDILGLKLLLFGLEFWTEKNYIEVNDIRRSLKYFCLWKKENLDIRLPHDTIHLFINKTVRGMSGLGYVQGLCQSHINCAIVTNVEKTLGTVAIAMAHHIGHNLGMIHDTDFCTCAVPKCIMHFSNPPITKFSNCSYSYFWRYSIHQVKCLFYTIHTKDIFSQTRCGNGIVEDEEECDCGPLQSCAKDACCLSNCTLSFGSTCAFGLCCKDCQLLPSGKICRKQVNECDLPEWCDGISYMCPDDVYVEDGIPCNESAYCYEKNCNDRNEQCKQLFGQEATSASQSCYKKINTLGDRFGNCGLKNGVYIKCNISDSLCGRVQCKNVTEIPTLHEHYTVHQFHSNDGICWGIDYHPGMPIPDIGEVKDGTECGPEHLCIDRQCVHISRLDSSCSPKFCNLRGICNNKHHCHCNYLWDPPNCLKRGNGGSVDSGPPPKREKIKRGYLLAFSLLWLLLLLCCLICLCMKKKSKEKEAESAKQTQKFPLKQVQKVPSKQMLNVPTQPAKPEQNVPPKPESKAPSRQESEAPSRQESKAPSRQESKSPSRQESKAPSRQESRPPSRQESRAPSRQESRAXXXGSFKTRE, from the coding sequence ATGACTGTGATTAAAGGTCTGCTATACATGAGGATCATATTTCTGCTACACTGGTTTGGGGTGTGTCTGTTCTTTTGTGGACACACCCAGGCTGAGCACCCCCAATATAATAGTCCTCCAGAAGTGGTGATTCCTTTGAGGATACCTGGCACTGGCAGAGGCATGAAGCCTTCAGGCTGGCTCTCTTACAGCCTGCATTTTGGGGGCAAGAGACACATTGTCCATATAAAGGTCAAGAAGCATTTGCTGTCCAGACACCTCCCAGTGTTCACCTATACAGACCAGGGTGCTCTCCTTGAGGACCAACCTTTTGTTCAGAATGACTGCTACTATCATGGTTATgtggagggagacccagaatccctgGTCGCCCTCAGTTACTGTTTTGGTGGTTTTCGAGGATTGTTACAGATAAATGACATTGCTTATGAAATTGAGCCCATGACTTTTTCTACTAAATTTGAACATCTGGTATATAAAATGGAGAGTGAGGAGACCCAATTCCCAATCATGAACTCTGACTTTATTCGAGAGAAAATTGTACCCCAATGGGAGTCTCAAGAGATTAATAATTCTACTCAGAAACAAAGTTCTTATATGGGCTGGTGGCTCCATATGTTTGTTATTGAAATAGCAGTGGTGGTGGACCATAGTTTATATCTTCATATAAATAAGAACGTTTCAAAGTTTAATGAAGACCTGTATACTATTGTAAATATAGTGGATTCCATTTATGACATCTTGGGTCTTAAATTGCTATTGTTTGGTTTGGAGTTCTGGACTGAAAAAAACTACATTGAAGTAAATGATATAAGGAgatctctgaaatatttttgcctttggaaaaaggaaaaccttGATATCCGCCTACCACATGATACTATAcatctttttataaataagacaGTACGAGGAATGAGTGGCTTAGGCTACGTTCAAGGACTGTGTCAATCACACATTAATTGTGCAATTGTTACTAATGTAGAAAAAACCTTGGGCACTGTTGCAATTGCAATGGCTCATCATATTGGTCATAATTTGGGTATGATTCACGATACTGACTTTTGTACATGTGCAGTGCCTAAATGCATAATGCATTTTTCAAACCCACCAATAACTAAATTTAGCAATTGTAGTTATTCTTATTTTTGGAGATATTCTATACACCAGGTAAAATGTTTGTTCTACACTATACACACAAAGGACATATTTTCACAGACACGTTGTGGGAATGGTATTGTTGAAGATGAAGAGGAGTGTGACTGTGGAcctttacagagttgtgcaaaaGATGCCTGCTGTCTGTCAAACTGCACTTTGAGCTTTGGGTCTACGTGTGCTTTTGGGCTTTGTTGCAAGGACTGCCAGTTATTACCATCAGGAAAAATATGTAGAAAGCAGGTCAATGAATGTGATCTTCCAGAGTGGTGCGATGGCATATCCTACATGTGCCCAGATGATGTCTATGTGGAGGATGGAATTCCTTGTAACGAAAGTGCCTATTGCTATGAGAAGAACTGTAATGACCGCAATGAACAGTGTAAGCAGCTTTTTGGCCAAGAGGCAACGAGTGCAAGTCAGAGTtgctacaaaaaaataaacactcttGGTGATCGTTTTGGTAACTGTGGTCTCAAAAAcggtgtatatataaaatgtaatatctCAGACAGCCTGTGTGGCAGAGTTCAGTGTAAGAATGTGACAGAAATTCCCACTCTGCACGAACATTATACTGTGCATCAATTTCACTCCAATGACGGCATCTGCTGGGGTATTGACTACCACCCTGGGATGCCCATACCTGATATTGGTGAAGTGAAAGATGGCACAGAGTGTGGCCCAGAACATCTCTGCATTGACAGGCAGTGTGTCCATATATCTCGCTTGGATAGTAGTTGTTCACCTAAATTCTGTAACTTGAGGGGAATTTGCAACAATAAACATCACTGCCATTGCAACTATTTGTGGGATCCACCCAACTGCCTAAAACGGGGCAATGGAGGTAGTGTTGATAGTGGACCACCCccgaagagagaaaaaataaagaggggttACTTGCTAGCATTCTCACTTCTTTGGTTGCTTCTCTTATTATGTTGTCTTATTTGTCTTTGCATGaagaaaaaatcaaaggaaaaggaagctgaaagtgcaaaacaaacacaaaagtttcctttaaaacaagTGCAAAAGGTTCCTTCAAAACAGATGCTAAATGTTCCTACTCAACCTGCAAAACCAGAACAAAATGTTCCTCCAAAACCAGAGAGTAAGGCTCCTTCACGACAAGAGAGTGAGGCTCCTTCAAGACAAGAGAGTAAGGCTCCTTCAAGACAAGAGAGTAAGTCTCCTTCAAGACAAGAGAGTAAGGCTCCTTCACGACAAGAGAGTAGGCCCCCTTCAAGACAAGAGAGTAGGGCTCCTTCAAGACAAGAGAGTAGGGCNNNNNNNNNNGGCTCCTTCAAGACAAGAGAGTAG